A section of the Pseudovibrio sp. M1P-2-3 genome encodes:
- the rsfS gene encoding ribosome silencing factor, with protein MTVEQEGQVTSALQQQAPQDEDSVLQLILNCLDESKAEDIVSLDLTGKSALADYMVVASGRSQRHVGALTDYLLRDLKKAGYGNARVEGLPHCDWVLVDIGDAIVHIFRPEVRSFYNVEKMWSMESDEPTQFIG; from the coding sequence ATGACAGTAGAACAGGAAGGGCAGGTGACATCAGCCCTTCAGCAGCAGGCCCCTCAGGATGAGGATAGCGTGCTTCAATTGATCCTGAACTGCCTTGATGAATCCAAGGCCGAGGATATCGTTTCACTAGACCTGACAGGTAAGTCCGCACTTGCCGACTACATGGTGGTTGCATCTGGCCGCTCACAAAGACATGTGGGCGCGTTGACAGATTACCTCCTGCGCGACCTGAAAAAGGCTGGCTATGGGAATGCCCGTGTTGAGGGTCTGCCCCATTGTGACTGGGTTCTTGTTGATATTGGCGATGCCATTGTCCATATTTTCCGCCCTGAAGTTCGCAGCTTCTATAACGTGGAGAAAATGTGGTCCATGGAGAGCGATGAGCCAACCCAGTTTATTGGCTAG
- a CDS encoding GNAT family N-acetyltransferase → MNFPELKTKRLVLRENRLSDAENMVKYLNNFEVSRWLAVVPYPYTEKDAQERIKSVLANNYADTCAWAIDDGTGLVGTIGFRSASGKVVFGYFLGQPFWGKGYMSEAVQAVMVYLFETKNISAVYAGAFVENEGSQRVLAKAGFTRSGRGFQNCRARDGKEFPENRYMLTREAFVQCQELREVA, encoded by the coding sequence ATGAACTTTCCTGAGCTAAAAACCAAACGTCTTGTTTTACGCGAAAACCGATTGAGCGATGCGGAAAACATGGTGAAGTATTTGAACAATTTTGAGGTGTCGCGCTGGTTGGCTGTGGTGCCATATCCATACACGGAAAAGGATGCTCAGGAGCGGATTAAATCTGTTCTGGCTAATAACTACGCTGATACATGTGCATGGGCGATTGATGACGGAACTGGTCTGGTCGGTACCATTGGGTTTCGCAGTGCTTCTGGCAAAGTCGTCTTCGGTTACTTCCTAGGCCAACCCTTTTGGGGAAAAGGCTATATGAGTGAAGCTGTTCAAGCTGTGATGGTATACCTTTTTGAAACCAAGAATATTTCCGCTGTATACGCAGGAGCCTTTGTCGAGAATGAAGGTTCGCAAAGAGTGCTCGCAAAAGCAGGCTTTACTCGCTCTGGCCGTGGTTTCCAAAACTGCCGTGCTCGAGACGGTAAGGAATTTCCTGAGAACCGTTACATGTTGACGCGAGAGGCATTCGTGCAATGTCAAGAGCTCCGCGAAGTTGCTTGA
- a CDS encoding glutamate-5-semialdehyde dehydrogenase produces MKTMTGETIAQMMNAMGEKARAAARLLAVAPTPAKDKALHEMARAIRSSVPEILAANALDIAAMRANGQTAAYLDRGTLNEERLEGIALALEDIAKLQDPVGSTIASWDRPNGLKISRVRTPLGVIGVIYESRPNVTADAGALCLKAGNPVILRGGSDTIESNRAIHRALQAGLEAAGLPIDAIQIVPVKDRAAVGEMLKGLNGNVDVIVPRGGKSLVARVQEEARVPVFAHLEGLVHIYVDKSADLNKAVDIVENAKMRRTGVCGALETLLVHEDIAATHLLPMIDAVQARGCEVRGDDEVIALCENVRPASEEDWSTEYLDAILSVRIVSSAEDAIEHIARYSSNHTDCIIAEDPRVVNEFFARVDSAIVLNNASTQFADGGEFGMGAEIGIATGRMHARGPVGVEQLTSFKYVVRGQGQTRP; encoded by the coding sequence ATGAAGACAATGACTGGTGAAACAATTGCACAAATGATGAATGCCATGGGTGAAAAGGCCCGTGCCGCAGCGCGTTTGTTGGCAGTTGCTCCCACACCGGCAAAGGACAAAGCTCTTCATGAAATGGCTCGGGCCATTCGCTCTTCCGTTCCTGAGATTCTGGCGGCAAACGCTCTGGATATCGCGGCCATGCGGGCCAATGGTCAAACCGCGGCCTATCTTGATCGTGGAACGCTCAATGAAGAACGCCTTGAGGGGATTGCTTTGGCGCTTGAGGATATTGCCAAGCTTCAAGACCCCGTGGGTTCTACAATTGCCAGCTGGGACCGGCCAAACGGCCTGAAGATCTCGCGTGTTCGCACACCGCTTGGCGTTATTGGGGTGATTTATGAAAGCCGCCCAAATGTCACTGCTGATGCAGGGGCCTTGTGCCTTAAAGCTGGTAATCCTGTTATCCTTCGCGGTGGTTCTGATACCATTGAATCCAACCGCGCTATTCACCGTGCCTTGCAGGCCGGCCTTGAAGCTGCTGGCCTTCCTATTGATGCAATTCAGATTGTACCTGTGAAGGATAGGGCGGCTGTTGGCGAAATGCTCAAAGGGCTGAATGGCAATGTGGATGTAATAGTTCCACGTGGCGGCAAAAGCCTTGTTGCTCGTGTGCAGGAAGAGGCGCGGGTTCCTGTGTTCGCACACCTTGAAGGCTTGGTACATATCTACGTTGATAAATCAGCCGATTTAAACAAAGCCGTTGATATTGTTGAAAATGCTAAAATGCGCCGTACCGGAGTATGCGGAGCTTTGGAAACACTTCTCGTGCATGAGGATATTGCCGCAACCCATTTGCTCCCTATGATTGACGCCGTACAGGCAAGGGGCTGTGAAGTGCGCGGGGACGATGAAGTTATCGCCTTGTGCGAGAATGTACGACCGGCGAGTGAAGAAGACTGGTCCACTGAGTATCTTGATGCAATTTTATCTGTAAGAATTGTTTCATCCGCCGAAGATGCAATTGAGCATATTGCCCGTTACAGCTCAAATCATACGGATTGTATCATCGCGGAAGACCCCCGGGTTGTTAATGAGTTTTTTGCCCGTGTAGATTCTGCTATAGTGTTGAACAACGCTTCCACCCAGTTTGCTGATGGTGGTGAGTTTGGCATGGGAGCGGAAATCGGTATCGCTACGGGTAGAATGCATGCCCGTGGGCCGGTTGGTGTAGAGCAACTCACCAGTTTTAAATATGTTGTGCGAGGCCAAGGCCAGACACGCCCGTAA
- a CDS encoding murein hydrolase activator EnvC family protein produces MLCCSPKALRSLIVALSVSCALVPGAGAAESRDLKLEDVQQQKQAHEKELTELTHNISISEERKAEIERTIRAIDRDREALNSELIQTGQRTQQLEDKMAATEARLLRHRTNENNVRKSLHERRGTLTEVLVALQRIGHSPPPALAVRPKDALGAVRTAILLNAVVPEVKFEAEALASDLARLQQLRKDIETERKRIRRGAVELEEEREKLEILLAEKQRQKAETNTLLAEEKKRAAELAKKATSLKELLVTLESQIGSAKKAAEAARLAELEREKKRKSGDPFADPGRLQPQISFSDAKGMLPLPVSGTLLQDFGIADGFGNRTNGQTYMARANAQITSPTDGWVAFAGEFRSYGQLIIVNAGNGYHVVLAGMDQISVELGQFVLAGEPIAKMGDKRFASAANLNLSSELPVLYVEFRKDGTAVDPRSWWATSNIEKVRG; encoded by the coding sequence TTGCTGTGCTGTTCTCCCAAGGCTCTACGAAGTCTGATTGTTGCGTTATCTGTGAGTTGTGCGCTGGTGCCGGGTGCCGGTGCGGCGGAGTCACGGGACCTGAAGCTTGAGGATGTACAGCAACAAAAGCAAGCCCATGAAAAAGAACTGACAGAGCTGACGCACAATATTTCCATTTCAGAGGAACGTAAGGCCGAGATTGAGCGTACGATCAGGGCGATTGACCGGGACAGGGAAGCGTTAAACAGCGAGCTTATTCAGACTGGGCAGCGGACGCAGCAGCTGGAAGACAAGATGGCGGCCACAGAAGCACGGTTGCTACGCCATCGGACCAATGAGAATAATGTCCGTAAATCTCTGCATGAACGCCGTGGAACCCTTACGGAAGTTCTGGTGGCGCTGCAGAGGATCGGGCACAGCCCGCCTCCGGCTCTGGCCGTTCGGCCCAAGGATGCTCTGGGTGCAGTGCGTACGGCTATTTTGCTCAACGCGGTTGTACCGGAAGTGAAATTTGAGGCTGAGGCTCTGGCCAGCGATTTGGCTCGGCTGCAGCAATTGCGTAAAGACATTGAAACAGAGCGTAAGCGCATTCGCCGAGGGGCTGTTGAGCTGGAAGAAGAGCGCGAGAAACTGGAAATTCTGTTGGCTGAAAAGCAGCGGCAAAAGGCGGAAACCAATACTCTTTTGGCAGAAGAAAAGAAACGCGCAGCCGAATTGGCAAAAAAAGCAACCTCTTTGAAAGAACTACTTGTTACTCTTGAAAGCCAGATCGGCAGTGCCAAAAAGGCCGCCGAGGCTGCAAGATTGGCAGAACTGGAGCGGGAGAAGAAGCGGAAGAGTGGAGATCCGTTTGCTGATCCGGGACGTTTGCAACCGCAAATTTCGTTCAGTGATGCTAAAGGGATGTTACCTCTGCCGGTTTCGGGTACGTTATTGCAAGACTTCGGGATTGCAGACGGCTTTGGAAACCGTACAAATGGGCAGACCTATATGGCCAGAGCTAATGCGCAAATTACGTCTCCAACTGATGGCTGGGTGGCATTTGCGGGGGAATTCCGGTCCTATGGCCAGCTCATAATTGTAAATGCTGGCAATGGGTACCATGTGGTTCTAGCGGGAATGGACCAAATTAGTGTAGAACTTGGTCAGTTTGTTTTAGCTGGTGAGCCGATTGCCAAGATGGGGGATAAGCGCTTTGCAAGTGCTGCGAACCTTAATTTAAGTTCGGAATTACCAGTTTTGTATGTAGAGTTTAGGAAAGACGGTACCGCAGTTGATCCCCGATCATGGTGGGCAACGTCAAATATTGAGAAGGTTCGCGGATGA
- a CDS encoding GNAT family N-acetyltransferase, which translates to MELQSPGDLEQYPEHYTLGYWLGREFAGYGYAYEATSAVLNRAFTDMNSPAVAARVFKSNTASFRLLTRLGYKKTGECLRFSKSLNEDVENYVGLITKERFFAAQYEQNKGKVRQDPNNPPPVNTDLELSEE; encoded by the coding sequence GTGGAATTACAATCGCCTGGGGATCTGGAGCAGTATCCAGAACACTATACGCTGGGGTACTGGCTTGGGCGAGAGTTTGCTGGCTATGGCTATGCCTATGAGGCAACATCAGCGGTTCTAAACCGGGCATTTACGGATATGAACAGCCCAGCTGTAGCAGCACGGGTTTTCAAGAGTAATACAGCTTCATTCAGACTTTTGACGCGTCTTGGCTATAAGAAGACCGGAGAATGCTTGCGATTCAGTAAGAGTTTGAATGAAGATGTAGAAAATTATGTCGGTTTGATTACGAAAGAGCGCTTTTTTGCTGCTCAGTACGAACAAAATAAAGGAAAAGTCCGACAAGACCCTAATAATCCACCCCCTGTGAATACCGACTTGGAACTGTCAGAGGAATAA
- a CDS encoding GNAT family N-acetyltransferase — translation MNFPALTTERLVLREWKEADMDRLLELLNNKNISRMLSTVPHPFLRQDAETYLKRFMPADLDRLTGWAILWEGSVIGGCALVVIGERPEIVFWLGQAYWRRGFMSEALTAVIAYAFEQRGLQELVAEVYTDNPASIHLLLKFGFSMTGEGADKSAGRDGHSYPFYVFSLHAEEFIDCAPPPKKVSFNDFSRVAYSAAASEAAS, via the coding sequence ATGAATTTTCCAGCTTTGACGACTGAAAGGCTTGTCCTTCGGGAATGGAAGGAGGCGGATATGGATCGCCTTCTCGAACTGCTGAATAATAAAAATATCTCTCGTATGCTTTCTACAGTGCCCCATCCGTTTTTACGGCAAGATGCTGAAACGTATCTCAAAAGATTTATGCCAGCTGATTTGGACAGGCTCACCGGTTGGGCCATCCTTTGGGAAGGCTCGGTTATTGGTGGTTGTGCTCTTGTTGTAATTGGAGAGCGACCAGAAATTGTGTTCTGGTTGGGTCAGGCTTATTGGCGGCGCGGCTTTATGAGCGAAGCTCTAACGGCAGTCATTGCCTATGCTTTCGAGCAACGTGGTTTGCAGGAGCTTGTTGCGGAAGTCTACACCGATAATCCTGCTTCCATTCACCTGCTGTTGAAATTCGGTTTTTCAATGACAGGAGAAGGGGCTGATAAAAGTGCTGGCCGCGATGGACATTCCTATCCTTTTTATGTGTTCAGCCTGCATGCAGAGGAGTTTATCGACTGTGCTCCTCCGCCTAAGAAGGTGAGTTTCAATGATTTTTCCCGAGTTGCGTACTCAGCGGCTGCATCTGAGGCGGCCAGTTGA
- a CDS encoding GNAT family N-acetyltransferase — MIPAINTKRLRLRSYQMSDLERHWQIGASDFEVVRWLTGTSWPPVQSELVETFNKVLMSPDGESCVPMQLS, encoded by the coding sequence ATGATACCGGCAATAAATACAAAGCGACTGCGCCTGCGTTCCTATCAAATGTCCGATCTGGAGCGCCACTGGCAGATTGGCGCCAGTGATTTTGAGGTTGTACGCTGGCTGACGGGGACCTCTTGGCCTCCAGTCCAGTCTGAATTGGTCGAGACCTTCAATAAAGTCCTGATGTCTCCTGATGGGGAGAGTTGTGTCCCTATGCAATTGAGTTGA
- a CDS encoding nicotinate-nucleotide adenylyltransferase, with amino-acid sequence MPDYLRLPHAEAGNTIGVFGGSFNPPHPGHLMVARTALQRVGLDQVWWMVSPGNPLKDHSELLSLDERVARVRQLASHPKMRVCAYEKTLGSAFTAHTVAELKRRRPHLKFLWIMGGDNLAEFHRWRQWREILENLPVIVVNRPGATLSPLFAPMSITYSGARVPEQNARRIKNEEAPAWTFLHGPLDDTSSSSLRERSD; translated from the coding sequence ATGCCCGACTATCTAAGACTGCCTCATGCAGAAGCTGGAAATACCATTGGTGTTTTTGGAGGGTCTTTCAACCCTCCACACCCTGGGCACCTGATGGTTGCGCGCACTGCATTGCAGCGGGTTGGGCTAGATCAGGTCTGGTGGATGGTGTCTCCCGGCAATCCATTGAAAGATCATAGCGAACTGCTTAGTTTGGATGAACGTGTGGCGCGTGTGCGCCAGTTGGCGTCGCATCCGAAAATGCGTGTGTGTGCCTATGAAAAAACTCTTGGAAGCGCATTCACCGCTCATACGGTTGCAGAATTGAAGAGGCGGCGTCCCCATTTGAAGTTCCTATGGATTATGGGGGGGGACAATCTGGCGGAGTTTCACAGGTGGCGCCAATGGCGAGAGATCCTTGAAAATTTGCCGGTGATTGTTGTTAATCGTCCGGGGGCCACGTTGTCGCCCCTTTTTGCCCCCATGAGCATAACTTATTCAGGCGCGCGTGTGCCTGAACAGAACGCTCGAAGAATAAAAAATGAAGAAGCACCCGCTTGGACCTTTCTTCATGGCCCATTGGATGATACATCCTCTAGCTCTTTGAGGGAGCGCAGTGACTGA
- a CDS encoding GNAT family N-acetyltransferase translates to MLDWGMMAEMFPDLQTKRLKLREMVREDIPALCQHLNNYEVSKMLSVVPYPYSKMDAESWLAHDQHCDLSDEINWVIDNGAGQIGSVGLRLIKTQPTIGYWLAEPYWGKGYMSEVVRAVLNYAFDELALEQIHVSAFNENSASLKLLRKQGFRSVGSEMTRCAARGDEDIPHILLELPRHDYFEENLDRLTN, encoded by the coding sequence TTGCTTGACTGGGGTATGATGGCTGAAATGTTTCCTGATTTACAGACAAAACGCTTAAAGCTCCGTGAGATGGTGCGCGAGGATATACCGGCGCTCTGTCAGCATTTGAATAACTATGAAGTCTCCAAGATGCTGTCGGTTGTTCCGTACCCCTACAGCAAAATGGATGCTGAATCTTGGCTGGCCCATGATCAGCACTGTGATTTATCCGATGAGATTAATTGGGTCATTGATAACGGAGCTGGACAGATAGGGTCTGTTGGCCTGCGACTGATCAAAACCCAGCCAACGATTGGCTACTGGCTTGCCGAACCCTATTGGGGCAAGGGGTACATGAGCGAAGTTGTCAGGGCTGTCCTCAATTACGCATTTGATGAATTGGCGTTGGAACAGATCCATGTAAGCGCATTCAATGAAAATTCGGCTTCGCTGAAGTTATTGAGAAAGCAAGGTTTTCGATCTGTTGGTTCAGAAATGACAAGATGCGCTGCGCGTGGGGATGAAGACATTCCCCACATACTGCTAGAGTTGCCTCGCCACGACTATTTCGAGGAAAACCTTGACAGGCTCACCAACTAG
- a CDS encoding GNAT family N-acetyltransferase has product MIPEIKTERLHLRAFRDEDLDAICKNLNAPEINKMLLPIPYPYTQADGHSWLEFCRTADHAEHINWAIDDGSGLIGIIGGNDLKGETGFGYWLAETHWGKGLMSEAVKAVLDFIFENYPIETLKTGVFEENSGSQRILHKLGFEEAGKEMKTCAGWEDEPAPYLFMELARESYFARRLDRIAA; this is encoded by the coding sequence ATGATTCCTGAAATTAAGACTGAACGCCTTCATCTACGGGCATTTCGTGATGAAGATCTGGATGCTATTTGCAAAAATCTGAATGCACCTGAAATCAACAAGATGCTGCTACCTATTCCGTATCCGTATACTCAGGCGGATGGGCATTCATGGTTGGAGTTCTGCCGCACTGCTGATCATGCTGAACATATCAACTGGGCTATTGATGATGGCTCGGGGTTGATTGGCATCATTGGTGGCAATGATTTGAAAGGTGAAACCGGCTTTGGTTATTGGCTGGCCGAAACCCACTGGGGCAAAGGGCTGATGAGTGAAGCTGTGAAAGCTGTTCTGGACTTCATTTTCGAAAACTACCCGATTGAGACATTGAAAACGGGTGTTTTTGAAGAGAATTCCGGTTCTCAGCGTATCCTGCATAAGTTGGGGTTTGAAGAGGCTGGCAAGGAAATGAAAACCTGTGCTGGCTGGGAAGATGAGCCCGCGCCCTACCTGTTTATGGAACTTGCGCGAGAAAGCTATTTTGCGCGAAGACTTGACAGAATTGCCGCCTGA
- a CDS encoding GNAT family N-acetyltransferase, which produces MVIEYEGPLEERSYSAAGTPQDTARLVIDQVRQDDLADIMFLANNRNVSKMLATMPHPFTLEDAKALVKRSENAGHQQALFAIRMKNTGRIVGCIGYNPQSEDDGSVHLGYWIGEPFWGQGYATEAAQAVVDFAFEQGTIYELVAACRVTNPASRRVLENSGFQFRELTVLRPTGSNSLVNVDRFSLVKSTWTALKRWGKAS; this is translated from the coding sequence ATGGTTATAGAGTATGAAGGACCATTAGAAGAAAGAAGTTACAGCGCGGCAGGAACGCCGCAGGACACGGCGCGACTGGTGATTGACCAAGTGCGCCAAGATGATCTTGCGGATATTATGTTTCTGGCAAATAACCGCAATGTTTCCAAAATGCTGGCAACCATGCCCCACCCGTTTACACTTGAAGACGCCAAAGCGCTCGTGAAACGTAGTGAGAACGCTGGCCACCAGCAGGCACTCTTTGCAATCCGTATGAAGAATACTGGACGGATTGTAGGGTGTATTGGTTATAACCCACAATCTGAAGACGATGGATCGGTTCATCTGGGCTACTGGATCGGCGAACCATTCTGGGGGCAGGGCTACGCCACAGAAGCTGCGCAAGCCGTCGTTGATTTTGCCTTTGAACAAGGTACCATTTATGAACTGGTTGCTGCTTGCCGGGTGACAAACCCTGCAAGTCGCCGGGTTTTGGAAAACTCTGGTTTCCAGTTTAGAGAACTAACGGTTCTGCGCCCAACCGGTTCAAACAGCTTGGTCAATGTCGATCGCTTCTCCCTCGTTAAAAGTACTTGGACAGCGTTAAAGCGCTGGGGTAAAGCAAGCTAA
- the obgE gene encoding GTPase ObgE encodes MKFLDQAKIFVQSGNGGAGCVSFRREKYVSEGGPDGGDGGNGGDVWVECVDGLNTLIDYRYAQHFKAKVGIHGMGRNRTGARGDDMVLRVPKGTQILEEDNETVLADLTEIGQRILLLKGGNGGFGNAHFKSSTNQAPRNANPGQEGEEKWIWLRLKLIADAGLVGMPNAGKSTFLAAVSAARPKIADYPFTTLHPNLGVCELDGRGFVLADIPGLIRGAHEGTGLGDRFLGHVERTRVLLHLVDGSSEQDPGEAYKIIREELEAYGHGLGEKPEVICLTKADAITEDIRAEKLASLEAACGQKPLVISSASGENIDTTQRMIIRAIDRDKELEANSVPTQQIEEWRP; translated from the coding sequence ATGAAATTCCTCGATCAAGCAAAAATTTTTGTTCAATCTGGAAATGGTGGTGCGGGCTGTGTGAGTTTCCGCCGGGAAAAATATGTTTCCGAAGGTGGACCAGATGGCGGCGACGGCGGTAACGGCGGTGATGTGTGGGTGGAATGCGTTGATGGGCTGAACACGCTCATCGACTATCGTTACGCACAGCACTTCAAAGCTAAAGTCGGCATTCATGGCATGGGCCGAAACCGCACAGGTGCGCGCGGCGATGACATGGTGCTGCGCGTTCCCAAGGGAACCCAGATTCTGGAAGAAGATAATGAAACCGTGCTCGCGGACCTGACAGAGATTGGTCAGCGCATATTGCTGCTCAAGGGTGGCAACGGTGGATTTGGCAACGCACACTTCAAGTCTTCCACCAATCAGGCGCCGCGGAATGCAAACCCGGGACAAGAAGGCGAAGAAAAATGGATCTGGCTTCGTTTGAAGCTGATTGCTGATGCTGGCCTTGTGGGAATGCCAAATGCCGGTAAGTCCACGTTCTTGGCAGCGGTTTCTGCAGCTCGCCCGAAAATAGCAGATTATCCTTTCACCACTTTACATCCGAACCTTGGAGTGTGCGAGCTGGATGGACGTGGTTTTGTGCTTGCCGATATCCCCGGCCTTATTCGCGGTGCCCATGAGGGGACAGGGCTGGGCGACCGGTTTCTGGGTCACGTAGAGCGTACCCGTGTTCTTCTGCATTTGGTGGATGGCTCTTCCGAGCAAGATCCGGGAGAAGCCTATAAGATTATCCGCGAAGAGCTGGAAGCCTACGGACATGGTCTTGGAGAAAAGCCGGAGGTTATATGCTTGACGAAGGCTGATGCCATCACCGAGGACATTCGCGCGGAAAAACTGGCATCATTAGAGGCAGCATGTGGTCAGAAACCTCTGGTAATTTCGTCCGCTAGTGGTGAAAATATCGATACAACCCAAAGAATGATCATTCGTGCTATTGATCGGGATAAGGAACTTGAGGCAAACTCCGTTCCCACTCAACAAATAGAGGAATGGCGTCCTTAA
- the proB gene encoding glutamate 5-kinase has protein sequence MRRLTDFKRITVKIGSALLVEDGHLKRDWLEALADDLLALIQQGIEVLVVSSGSIALGRGVLSLPEGPLKLEQAQAAAAVGQIELAQAYAEILGKRGLTAGQILLTLGDTEERRRYLNARETIATLLKMNAVPIINENDSVTTAEIRYGDNDRLGARVATMASSDCLVLLSDVDGLYTAAPQKDPNAVFLPEVRRITREVEAMGGSSGTAYSSGGMKTKLDAAKIAQNAGTSMVIASGKLLNPLSSIDNGARCTWFPAHSTPANARKAWISGSLKPKGALYVDEGARMALLKGRSLLPTGIERIEGEFSRGDAVRILDGKGYDLACGLVAYDYTEAVLIIGRNSCEIETILGHGGRSEMVHRDDLVLGTET, from the coding sequence ATGCGCAGGCTCACGGACTTTAAACGGATTACCGTCAAAATCGGCTCGGCTTTACTTGTCGAAGACGGGCATTTGAAGCGGGATTGGCTGGAAGCTTTGGCTGATGACCTCTTGGCATTGATCCAACAGGGGATCGAGGTTCTGGTTGTCTCCTCCGGTTCTATTGCTTTGGGCCGTGGTGTGTTGAGCTTGCCTGAAGGCCCCTTGAAGCTGGAGCAGGCGCAAGCTGCTGCAGCTGTAGGGCAGATTGAGTTGGCGCAGGCTTACGCGGAAATTCTCGGGAAACGGGGTCTGACTGCCGGTCAGATTCTCCTCACACTGGGAGATACGGAAGAGCGTCGACGCTATCTGAATGCCCGTGAGACCATCGCAACGCTGCTCAAAATGAACGCAGTTCCGATCATCAACGAGAATGATAGCGTGACAACCGCGGAAATCCGCTATGGTGATAACGATCGCCTGGGTGCCCGTGTCGCCACAATGGCAAGCTCCGACTGTCTGGTTTTGCTGTCCGATGTTGACGGCCTTTACACAGCTGCCCCCCAGAAAGACCCGAATGCGGTCTTTTTGCCGGAAGTACGCCGGATTACTCGGGAAGTGGAGGCAATGGGCGGATCGTCCGGGACTGCCTACTCTTCCGGTGGTATGAAAACAAAACTTGATGCCGCCAAGATTGCACAAAATGCTGGAACAAGCATGGTGATTGCATCGGGTAAACTCTTGAACCCTTTGAGTTCTATCGATAATGGTGCGCGCTGTACTTGGTTTCCAGCCCACTCTACACCCGCGAATGCCCGCAAGGCGTGGATTAGCGGGAGCTTGAAGCCCAAAGGCGCGCTTTATGTGGATGAAGGCGCTAGAATGGCTTTGCTTAAAGGGCGCAGCCTGCTTCCCACGGGTATTGAACGAATTGAGGGCGAGTTCTCCCGCGGAGATGCAGTTCGTATTCTGGATGGTAAGGGGTATGATCTAGCCTGTGGTCTGGTTGCCTATGACTACACGGAGGCCGTCCTTATTATTGGCCGCAACAGCTGCGAAATAGAGACTATTTTAGGACACGGTGGACGCAGCGAGATGGTTCATCGGGATGATTTGGTTCTGGGAACTGAAACCTAG
- a CDS encoding GNAT family N-acetyltransferase, with the protein MIFPELRTQRLHLRRPVEADLPRIRRCFDDFEVAKMTASFIAPLDEEGARKLLERFTKVDLEQDIIWALDDGTGFVGSLGVHGLHGIPSMGYCLGQDYWGRGYMSEAVEAVLAHVFTLPHLKKIYADTFVENPASSTVLRKAGFIQYATTKRRCRARSEKDVPTLRFKLSRQDFIVCQTNPSRLQSADELS; encoded by the coding sequence ATGATTTTTCCCGAGTTGCGTACTCAGCGGCTGCATCTGAGGCGGCCAGTTGAGGCTGACTTACCGCGTATTCGCCGCTGTTTTGATGATTTTGAAGTAGCCAAAATGACAGCAAGTTTTATTGCCCCTCTGGATGAGGAGGGCGCACGCAAATTGCTGGAGCGTTTTACTAAAGTTGATCTTGAGCAGGATATCATTTGGGCCCTAGATGATGGCACGGGTTTTGTCGGGTCTCTAGGTGTCCATGGTCTGCATGGGATTCCATCTATGGGCTACTGTTTGGGGCAGGACTATTGGGGGCGTGGTTATATGAGTGAAGCGGTGGAAGCAGTGCTCGCTCATGTGTTCACATTGCCCCATCTGAAGAAAATTTATGCTGATACTTTTGTAGAGAACCCTGCCTCTAGTACTGTTTTGCGTAAAGCTGGATTTATTCAGTACGCAACTACGAAGCGTCGTTGCCGAGCGCGGAGCGAGAAAGACGTGCCGACTTTACGTTTTAAGCTTTCTCGCCAAGATTTTATAGTGTGCCAGACTAACCCGAGTAGATTACAAAGTGCCGATGAACTTTCCTGA
- the rlmH gene encoding 23S rRNA (pseudouridine(1915)-N(3))-methyltransferase RlmH, producing MRITIACVGKMKAGAERDICERYLERARKAGRSLGVKAVSVVELSESRAARTQDRKAEEAAALLKAIPAGATVVVLDEHGKSMGSEAFAQKISSSLDQGIGDFCLVIGGADGHGRDILEKAQIKLALGAMTWPHQLVRILLAEQVYRAITILSGHPYHRV from the coding sequence ATGAGGATCACGATTGCTTGCGTCGGAAAAATGAAAGCCGGCGCAGAGAGAGATATTTGTGAACGCTATTTGGAGCGCGCGCGCAAGGCTGGCCGCTCTTTAGGTGTTAAGGCTGTTTCGGTCGTCGAGCTTTCTGAGAGCCGTGCAGCGCGCACTCAGGATCGCAAGGCCGAAGAGGCTGCCGCCCTTCTCAAGGCTATTCCTGCCGGAGCAACTGTGGTTGTTCTGGATGAACATGGTAAGTCGATGGGCAGTGAGGCTTTTGCTCAAAAGATTAGTTCATCACTAGATCAGGGAATTGGTGACTTTTGCCTCGTGATTGGCGGTGCTGATGGCCATGGAAGAGATATTCTGGAAAAAGCTCAGATCAAACTGGCGTTGGGAGCTATGACGTGGCCTCATCAACTGGTTCGAATTTTGCTTGCAGAGCAGGTTTATAGGGCAATTACAATTCTTTCCGGGCATCCATATCATCGTGTATAA